GATCGTTACTCTACCACGTGTCGACTCTAGCCAaaactaaatgtatatatacaaccAATTGTATCTATCACCAATGTGGAGGTATGGTGACAGCCCTAAAGGATCGATGCCACAATCGTTAAGATGAGCGCGGAGTTCTGGGATTGGCGTGTATTCGAGAGTATATGCGGCGGCCATTACCTCCCGTGATTTTTTGTCGctatgtcatattttattattattaaaaaatcttttttgtaattttaatgaattttgttttaataattaaaaacaatattattatagtaaatatataacatcaaattttaaatttattttattgaactgaTGGATCTtacataggtagtaggtacgttatcttatattaggtacattgaaTTTTCAATCTTTTCAActcgtaaacaaaaaaatatcatcagaggcgtttaaaaaaaaaaatggagatTTTTCTCGGTTGTGGGTATTGATGATGTCAAGTGTACTTGagcaaattcaaaattgagcAAATCAGTATGTAGTCTGTAATGATTTTGCATTAcgttttaacctaacctaagtcATCAATCAttaccattattatcatttaaatctttaaaaagtcttgttttgtgtaataaatactaaataataataaactcattattgtacatacaaaaaaaaaaaaaaaaattggaaataacGGAATTATAGAAATGatataattgttgaaaaatgttaacaacaTTCATTGTATGTATAGTCAATGTATTATCCATTATGTAGAGAGAAGACTCTTACTTACATAGTGATATTATCAGAACCTACTTCTTATCACGTATATACTGTAGCGGTTATAgccacggactaagatatatCTTGGTCCGTGGTTATAGctgttataggtataatcaaatttatgaaatgtagctagtttatttaactatagaaTCCATTGAATCCAGAAGCAGATTGCACCTTGTTCGTTGCACATGCATTTATTACGCTCCGCTATGTGCAACGATACCGTTTTTATCATCGGTCTAAATGTGACAAATTTATTacgtaaagaaaataatgaaaaataaaatcgctATCAACAACTAATGCTACAAGTTGCAACCCGAAAGTGCGTCCAATACGCGTTTTgaaagtgtaaaatattaattaagtagatACCAAATTGTTCGTTAAACAACAATATCGTTTGTCCACAGAATAGATACAATCGGAAAGGACACTCTAGATGTAAGCAAAATCGCGACGGATTGGCGGCCATCTTCCTAACAGGAAAAAttcttatcagttatcattattcatttgatAAACgtgttttcatttattcaaaacattaaattttaaatcttttaagtttaaatttttacagtttttacttGTTAAACAGCAAATtaactttgtatttttgtgtgtttgtttatttattttatttgtgcaagtttaaacttcaaaaccgataatgaataatactaaaatatcgaCTGTTAAATGTGTGGTAAACAATTGTGGTAATAAAATGTCTCAAAATCATGACTATAGTTTTTTCACTTTTCCTAAAAATGATCCTATCAGGTAcgttattaatactaattaaaataactgttaattatattaaaaacgaacCATATTCTATTTGATTTAAGATGTGCAAAATGGATTGAAAATTGTGGTCTATCAATTTCAatagataatgttattaaaaaacgtTATAGCGTCTGTGGGAAgcattttggaaaaaatatgttcctGAACGACTTAAAAAACAGACTTCAGCCACATGCTATACCTGTATTATTTATCGgtaaggaataataatattatactgtctaagaatgtattgttattttgttactttttaGTATGCCTACCTATAAGTATACGGTGGTTTACACTTTAAATTACTAGAttgacaattttgaattagaaaattatacaatatagtattttattacataccaTACTtcttatattgattttaaatgttgtttaagtatttgatatttgtttagaTAAAACCCAGGGACTACTTCCAAGGcagataaattttgaaaatactattTCAACCTAAACTAAAGCGTCAACTTCCTCTATCGTTGAAGTCTTAGCATCTCAATTGGACAAAGATGATTCTTCTGATGGTGTACATTTAGATCTTCCATCATCAACTGTACAGGATACGCCTACActtctttttttcataaagaccttaaaatatctatactgactgtactaattactaatgattatttgtttgcataactaaaaaatatgtatgtataaaaatttgattgtaAATGTGATACTAATCAAATTGTGAAAAGTgtgtctaataaattattaaatgaaaaatgtatactacttactaattaattgttgtggtgttttggttttaatttgtgGTTGGtttgaggttttttttttaaagacctAATAGaacatgtaaatttataataaatattatacctacaggtatataatatgtaagtaagtGGTATACTAGTGATGCCATATATTTActccatatattttaatttattttaatttatttcaatattaattaaatactaataattatagtgtatactaatttaaaacaataggtTTAGTTTTATAGAATGGTCACACTGTTGGCCTGTTGGGAAGATAGCCGCCACGATTTTCGTTCGGCCTATGCTGTATGCACGATGTAGAGAAGATTTCTTAGCCGGAAAAGCCAAAAacaattctaatataaatgacatcactatataggtacctcaatacaataaatcgaatataaataatgacgtGGTATTTCTACATCTAACCTATCAGCAATTCCTCAAATAATGATGTTTGGACAACAACCgccgaaaataaaattgtcaaataCTTCCAACCCAAATTCTCCATTTCTCAAAGTCTTgatcaaaacattaataaaaaaaaaaaaaaaatcgtaattgTAAATCGCTACGAAGTATTAACGCAATTCGAATCTACACTTacagaaatataacattaatatataatatataatacactatagaAATTCCTCCTAAAGAAGCACCTATTATTAGATACCTGTCCACACCAAAACATTTGATTAAAAGTGAACTAAAACTGCCACTTTTCGAAGTAAGGAATGTCATAAACGTTCAACAGAAAACCAGCAAATGTCCGCTACTCCTATTCTTCATTGATCTTGAATCAACCGACTTCTCAAATGATATctttaaacgttttattatgttacatacGAAAGTTATAAGCTAATGTCTTAACTGTCTATTCCTGGTTATAGcttaataaaatctaactaTCCAGACGGTATACCTCATAATGGAGtagctatatttataaaattaaaattaaaattttatctactAGCCAATTTTTgctaaaattatgtacaaaattaggttaggttaggttagatttCATAGAACTCAAACGCTCCAAAATAATTCACTCAAATAACTATTCAATACTCTGCcatatatctaaaatttaactcCTCTAGTTCCCTATATAATGACTTCTGTATGTGAACAATAGAAGGAGAAGCCATATTTTCTACACACGTTTCCATAAACAACTCAAAACTCATCTAAATTCTCTCATAAAAAAGTATCCGTTTTACACTCCCAGACAATCCCAAATGCAGGTTAAAAAAGAAATGGCATCGTGACCTTttgcaaaattttaatatctataacgcctctaaaaaaaaaattaatcaattagtcAATAGTTCAAGAGAACTCATGGGTGGCTACTTAAATCATAACTttcatgtacctatgtattattactctCATCATATAAGCTTATTGTGCAAATTTGTATAGATTGTTTGtaggttaaataaaaatataaaaaataaacctatgGAATAAAAGGTGTGTGTTGTGTAAAGTGTTCCTTTACCTTTGtggttttattcaataattatcattaattacatttattatattcctatTAGCCACTTACTGTAGCATAAGCTAaccaattagtataataatataccattggTACAATTAAATTCCTTGgcatattattttccattgtATGTAAAATAGCTAATAAGTATAGACAGTAGCCGCATCATGCATTTATGAAATTTCCAATAAAGAGTGGGtttttaaatagtaggtatacccACCTAAACGTACACTATACTCTAAAAATTCACATATAAGGAATATGTTattggtgtattattattgtatactgtatagtgtttatatattatacatagttgaTCTTTCATGAATCATAAGACTTTAacgagttaattttaaatatttatttatttaaaaatataatattacgtagtataatattttattatattattagaatattaaaaaaaagtataaaatttatgtgtataaaaagtaaagtttGTTATGTAAATAAGGCCGATAAGggtattataaactttaacgGTATGttgtgtaacaataatattacattatacatgtcaAAGTAGAATAAAATAGCCAATTTctaacaaaattgtataatacctatattaaatgcCCATTGTGGCATGGTTAATGTTCACAACCAACAAatatgtcataaaatatataaattactatacaatGAAATCTGTCCAAAACAGACCCAAGAGAACTGGAAAATTGTTTAAGTTGGAATTAATTTCGTTCTCGACATATAAGCTACAAAATGTCATTAAAGATATAAGCAAACATTTGATATTTACTATACTAGGGCCATCTTTAAACTCATTTGTCAGAGATGAAAAAAGGCTTAAACTcagtattttc
The DNA window shown above is from Aphis gossypii isolate Hap1 chromosome 2, ASM2018417v2, whole genome shotgun sequence and carries:
- the LOC114125002 gene encoding 52 kDa repressor of the inhibitor of the protein kinase-like; translation: MNNTKISTVKCVVNNCGNKMSQNHDYSFFTFPKNDPIRCAKWIENCGLSISIDNVIKKRYSVCGKHFGKNMFLNDLKNRLQPHAIPVLFIDKTQGLLPRQINFENTIST